In Malania oleifera isolate guangnan ecotype guangnan chromosome 8, ASM2987363v1, whole genome shotgun sequence, a single window of DNA contains:
- the LOC131162722 gene encoding uncharacterized protein LOC131162722: MGRGGFHGGRAAPTCPRYGCRHPGATHSFVSAVYAKLTGYEAQLLDIGLAVATPIGSVMRCRIVLKELAEVMAIVRDGQAEEFSISDDGTLRFHTRLCVHVDTKIRRTILEEAHRSVYIVHPGSTTMYHDLRKYFWWSGMKRGIAEFV; encoded by the exons ATGGGCCGTGGTGGTTTTCATGGTGGACGGGCTGCTCCTACCTGTCCTAGATATGGCTGTAGACATCCAG gtgccacccactctttcgTTTCGGCAGTATATGCTAAgttaacggggtatgaggcacaaTTGTTAGATATTGGGTTGGCTGTAGCTACACCGATTGGGTCAGTGATGAGATGTAGAATAGTACTCAAAG agttggcagaggttatggctaTAGTGAGGGATGGTCAGGCAGaagagttcagcatatcagatgatggaaccCTGCGGTTCCATACTAGGCTTTGTGTTCATGTAGATACCAAGATCagaagaactatattggaggaggctcacagatctgtATACATCgttcatcctggtagcactacAATGTATCACGATCTGCGaaagtacttttggtggagtggaatgaagagagggATAGCCGAGTTCGTctag